The segment GTGATGAGGACTCGCCTTGACGCCGAGATAAGAGGCACCAAGCGTCGGGCATGGGAGGAGTTTATCGCCTCCCTCGACGAGAATCCCTGGGGGCGCCCGTACAAAACCGTCTTCAGGAAACTGAAGAAGTCGGGCACCCCAATGATAGACTCCCTGGACCCCCAGCATCTTGACGATATCGTCGAAACTCTGTTTCCCGGCGACCCGTTAGGGCCAACCGGCGCGTTGGCCTTAATGCCCGTGACCGGAGCGATCCCTGCCGGGTGGATAGAGAAAATGAGGGTCACAGGAAGGGAGATGGAAGGGATTTTTGAGAGGCTACGGGGGAGCAAGGCCCCCGAGCCCGACGGAGTTCATCGAAGAATATGGAAGCTGACCTTCGATAAACTCGCGAGCGTCCTCAGTAGGCTGTTTTCCGCGTGTCTGAAGAGGGGGGTGTTCCCGCAGCGATGGAAGAGGACCAATCTGGTCCTTATTTCAAAGGCGGGAAAAGACTCCCTCAGCACTGGGGCATATCGGCCCATATGCCTGTTAGACGAGGCCGGCAAAATGTTGGAACGCATCATAGCCGGCCGTATAGTCAGGCATATGAAGGAGGTAGGACTCGACCTAAATGACCGGCAGTTTGGCTTCCGCGAGGGGAGATCTACGATCGACGCGATCTTGCGCTTGAGATCCCTCGCGGAAGGTCATAGTGAAGGTCACTTGCGGTGACATCCCGCCCCTGGACATCGCAAATGCATTCAACACCCTGCTCTGGGAGGCCCTGAGAGATTTTGGATCCCCGAGTACCTCCAGAGGATGGTCGGGGATTACCTCCGAGGCCGATATCTCCTTGCCCCGGGGCGGGACGGTCCGATGCAGGCCAGGCCTGTCACTAGGGGTGTTCCGCAGGGGTCAATACTGGGCCACCTGCTATGGAACATCGCCTACGACAGGGTCTTCACCGGCTGGCTTCCTAGCCTGCGACTTGGTGTGCTACGCGGACAACACCTTGGTCGTGGCTGGGGGGGCCAATTGGATAGAGGCGCGCAACACGGCGAGGCTGGCGGTGACAGAGGTGGTACGCCGAATAGAGGCAGTCGGGCTGAAGGTCGCGCTCCAAAAAATCGAAGCCGTGTTCATGCACGACGGCTCTCATGGGGCGCTACCGGAAACCCGATTGCCTCTGGGAAGAGACACCCTGGTATCTGTGGTGCCGAGTTTTAAATATCTCGGCCTCCAGATAGACGGCACCTGAAGGTTCAGGGAGCACTTTGCTCTCCTGACCCCCAAAGTGGCCAAGGCCTCTGCGGCGTTCGGCAATCTTCTGCCCAACCTCGAAGGGCCTGGAGGCGTCGTCAGACGCTTCTGGTGCGGGACGGTCCAGGCCGT is part of the Anoplolepis gracilipes chromosome 2, ASM4749672v1, whole genome shotgun sequence genome and harbors:
- the LOC140674054 gene encoding uncharacterized protein, with amino-acid sequence MRTRLDAEIRGTKRRAWEEFIASLDENPWGRPYKTVFRKLKKSGTPMIDSLDPQHLDDIVETLFPGDPLGPTGALALMPVTGAIPAGWIEKMRVTGREMEGIFERLRGSKAPEPDGVHRRIWKLTFDKLASVLSRLFSACLKRGVFPQRWKRTNLVLISKAGKDSLSTGAYRPICLLDEAGKMLERIIAGRIVRHMKEVIVKVTCGDIPPLDIANAFNTLLWEALRDFGSPSTSRGWSGITSEADISLPRGGTVRCRPGLSLGVFRRGQYWATCYGTSPTTGSSPAGFLACDLVCYADNTLVVAGGANWIEARNTARLAVTEVVRRIEAVGLKVALQKIEAVFMHDGSHGALPETRLPLGRDTLVSVVPSFKYLGLQIDGT